A genomic stretch from Nitrospirota bacterium includes:
- a CDS encoding tetratricopeptide repeat protein — MIFLKIRNSFIRVLILAFFSLTSYFLLLTSCFLSLSGNNYAYAEEAQPTVSSPLERGIRLLNEKKPDEALKAFEEASSVNPTDPLPFYYSGVAYHIKRQFAPALNALNKALNLQPNMPPALLRIGMLFEDVGRINNAREVYTDLIETGVENEYVKEARERLNRITSKEHFKKASQLFIGKQYEEALKELDIVLSLTPEDAEALFSSGMVSVFLKKPKEAVYFFKKALENNPNHVNARLQLAIVYESQGDYENAIKTFKELISFSPNSTQAKEAEKRLAEDEKRFKARGHFEATAELIRKELWTEALAEAKKVLEAEPDNPDAHFNLGLIHYKLKQNDQAIEALKHAIDADPKLQKAYYQLGVVYDDMAKYKEAVEEYEKTIAIDEKAEEATKARERIELINSVNVEEEVANEVKELLKNKDVDSAIKEIEGFLMRKKGDTKLLMTLAALYQRANRYQDVASTLEKLLSLSPKDIKARFFLANTYELMREYEKALDQYRILADQDKETPKGKKAEEKVQRLTLQVHYDRGKKYLLSGNYEASLIEMKAVLDVSPDEPLALFNMGVLYDRLNSPDEAVSSLKKAVTIVPDYTIAYFQLGLVYEKMRKFDEARDALRKVIEIDKEGKEAKIAQDRINSLKENEELTLRLKEAIGFMEKREWDNARKSIESLLVTHPSNYMGYYYLGIILNRSGIIDEAKAAFKKVIAINPKFAAIYLQLGDMLMQEGEYEEARNNYEQAILINKDSPEAATAGERLKNLKAWWGSFSMSHSYNSNIAFRSKAQSSANSNYNLGLSYTMLRRKNWNISTVLSGSEAIYYESQFKGNSYSAALNGTRNFLDKYTLSGSGTYSASFFEGKPTVVSTHFSGNAGTNPGGIPSSATLAYSFSNTRSFVNKLSNANQHNLNLSLSQKMSARDSLTGSYGFSIYQNLDPIGSNYANRTHAVSLSYGHHFFSFLNLSLSYSRSFINYSNPDSTTLFQRYRSNVSEGMNGGLSVSFSEDVSLSFSYTFSYAINRTNLAPLTAEEQQQLKDLLSTPLPTVGGGGGYTAHNAGLSLSVRF, encoded by the coding sequence ATGATATTCTTAAAAATTAGAAATAGCTTTATTCGTGTTCTGATTCTTGCCTTTTTTTCTCTTACTTCTTACTTCTTGCTTCTTACTTCTTGCTTCTTATCTCTGTCCGGCAATAACTACGCCTATGCAGAGGAGGCACAGCCCACTGTCTCTTCTCCGCTTGAAAGGGGCATCCGGCTTCTGAATGAAAAGAAACCTGATGAGGCATTAAAGGCCTTTGAAGAGGCTTCATCCGTAAATCCGACGGACCCCTTACCCTTTTACTATTCAGGTGTTGCGTATCATATTAAACGGCAGTTCGCCCCGGCCCTTAATGCATTAAACAAGGCATTAAATCTTCAGCCTAACATGCCGCCTGCCCTGCTCAGGATAGGTATGCTGTTTGAAGACGTGGGGAGGATTAACAATGCAAGGGAAGTTTATACCGACCTTATTGAAACAGGTGTAGAAAATGAGTATGTTAAAGAGGCAAGGGAAAGGCTGAACAGGATTACATCAAAGGAACATTTCAAGAAGGCATCCCAGCTTTTTATCGGAAAACAATATGAAGAGGCGCTTAAGGAACTGGATATAGTCTTATCCCTTACGCCTGAAGATGCTGAGGCACTTTTTTCTTCCGGAATGGTCTCTGTATTTTTAAAAAAACCTAAAGAGGCTGTGTATTTCTTTAAGAAGGCTTTAGAAAATAATCCAAACCATGTTAATGCACGTTTACAACTTGCGATTGTGTATGAGTCTCAGGGTGACTATGAAAATGCAATAAAGACTTTTAAAGAGCTTATTTCGTTCTCACCTAATTCTACTCAGGCAAAGGAGGCTGAGAAAAGGCTCGCAGAAGATGAAAAACGATTTAAGGCCCGCGGCCATTTTGAGGCGACGGCAGAATTGATACGCAAAGAACTCTGGACAGAGGCCCTCGCTGAGGCAAAGAAGGTGTTGGAGGCAGAGCCTGATAATCCGGATGCACATTTCAATCTTGGTTTAATCCATTATAAACTTAAACAGAATGACCAGGCTATCGAGGCATTAAAACATGCGATTGATGCTGACCCAAAACTTCAAAAGGCATACTACCAGCTTGGGGTTGTATATGATGATATGGCGAAATATAAGGAAGCGGTTGAGGAGTATGAAAAGACTATTGCTATAGATGAAAAGGCAGAAGAGGCTACTAAGGCAAGGGAGCGTATTGAACTCATTAATTCTGTGAATGTAGAGGAGGAGGTAGCCAACGAGGTTAAGGAGCTTCTTAAAAACAAAGATGTTGACAGTGCCATAAAAGAGATAGAAGGTTTTTTAATGAGGAAGAAGGGGGATACAAAACTCCTGATGACCCTCGCTGCTTTATATCAGCGTGCAAATCGTTATCAGGATGTTGCCTCTACCCTGGAAAAACTGTTGAGTTTATCTCCAAAGGATATAAAGGCTCGTTTCTTCCTTGCAAATACTTATGAATTGATGAGGGAGTATGAAAAGGCATTAGATCAATACCGCATATTGGCAGATCAGGATAAAGAGACACCAAAGGGAAAAAAGGCAGAGGAGAAGGTGCAGAGATTAACATTACAGGTACATTATGACCGTGGTAAAAAGTATCTTCTATCAGGGAATTATGAGGCATCCCTGATAGAAATGAAGGCAGTCCTTGATGTTTCTCCTGATGAGCCGCTTGCACTTTTCAATATGGGTGTTCTTTATGACCGTCTAAATAGTCCTGACGAGGCAGTGTCATCTCTAAAAAAGGCAGTTACCATTGTTCCTGATTATACAATAGCCTACTTTCAACTTGGATTAGTTTATGAAAAGATGAGGAAGTTTGATGAGGCAAGAGATGCATTACGTAAAGTCATAGAGATTGACAAAGAGGGTAAAGAGGCAAAGATAGCACAGGATAGGATCAATTCTCTGAAGGAAAACGAGGAATTAACCTTACGCCTAAAGGAAGCAATAGGTTTTATGGAAAAAAGGGAATGGGATAATGCGAGGAAGTCTATTGAGTCTCTATTAGTCACTCATCCATCCAACTATATGGGATATTATTATCTCGGTATTATTCTGAATAGGTCAGGGATTATAGATGAGGCTAAGGCGGCTTTTAAGAAGGTTATCGCTATTAATCCAAAATTTGCGGCGATATATCTTCAACTTGGGGATATGTTGATGCAGGAGGGCGAATATGAAGAGGCAAGAAACAACTATGAGCAGGCGATCCTAATTAATAAAGATTCTCCGGAGGCGGCAACAGCCGGGGAACGACTTAAAAATCTGAAGGCATGGTGGGGTAGTTTTTCTATGAGTCACAGCTACAATTCAAACATAGCCTTCCGCTCTAAGGCACAGTCAAGTGCAAACTCCAATTATAACCTTGGGTTGAGCTATACAATGCTTCGCCGAAAAAATTGGAATATATCTACTGTACTATCCGGTAGTGAAGCCATTTATTATGAAAGCCAATTTAAGGGGAATTCATACTCCGCTGCCTTAAACGGAACCCGTAATTTTCTGGATAAATATACCTTATCAGGCTCCGGAACATATAGCGCATCCTTTTTTGAAGGGAAACCGACTGTTGTCTCGACTCATTTCTCTGGAAATGCAGGGACAAATCCGGGAGGAATACCATCGTCAGCTACCCTTGCATATTCTTTTTCCAACACAAGGTCTTTTGTAAATAAATTAAGTAATGCAAACCAACATAATCTGAATCTGTCACTCTCACAAAAAATGTCTGCACGGGATTCATTAACCGGTAGTTATGGATTCAGCATATATCAAAATCTTGATCCCATAGGCAGTAATTATGCAAACAGGACGCATGCTGTTTCTTTAAGTTACGGCCACCACTTTTTTTCTTTTTTAAACCTGAGCCTCAGCTACTCAAGAAGCTTTATAAACTACAGTAACCCGGATTCAACAACACTTTTTCAGAGATACCGCAGTAATGTAAGTGAGGGAATGAATGGGGGGCTTAGCGTCTCTTTTTCAGAAGATGTTTCATTGTCTTTCAGCTATACTTTTTCCTATGCAATAAATCGTACAAACCTTGCGCCGTTAACGGCGGAAGAACAGCAACAACTGAAGGACCTCCTGTCTACCCCACTTCCAACAGTCGGCGGCGGGGGAGGATATACTGCACACAATGCAGGTTTATCATTAAGCGTTCGCTTTTAG
- a CDS encoding tetratricopeptide repeat protein, translating into MSRNKLPNTLSHPYIAFILFASIGTLIYLNSLNNPFQFDDFNVVVNNFKIQEIKNIPYFFINPRFGANNPMAAGHYRPILFTSYAINYAIGGLNTLGYHIVNLAFHIGTAFLVFLIVKGMLEDSKQVAVSSEQIAENKQKLEARSQTTADIQRDKNVPPIDSRGFLTPTFVDSRGFLTPMFVASVASGLIFLVHPFNSEAVNYITARSSIMSGFFYLLGFYCWVLFRSQKKEARSKKLEARSKISEERSQKQEVRSQQAEERSKKAEVRSKIGEDRQGFSNFLPLTSYFYLFSLLAFIAGMLSKEVVITLPVMLWLYDLYGFSRSKKLEARSKNQEDNTVINKYAVFDLRTYIPYLPFVLLVAIPYLLVRLFSLGRVLDKFQRGFITQLFTELPVLVRHWQMFFIPKGFSLVHDVDVFHGMTWLFMVSVVILILYLCGIVYLFLYGKGRWRIISFFMLWFFIVLLPTTIIPLNAIFQENRGYMALLSFAVPAGIAIETLFNYKKSVVLKVIVLLLLLAVYGSITMQRNIVWGDDIKLWKDALEKSPQSGISFAGLSLAYKNSGDTFLSIETAKKGISVEPDSYYLHMLIGADFQALGQMDEAAKEYENALNIDAGFGNVWNDLAVLYIEKNNLERAEQCLKNGIKVWKDLPPLYYNLGRIDIMRGDFVNAISHYETAVKLYPDYLTVRYDMGEAYEKLNKIDQAKEQYREIIKYKTINLKNLNYRYGLDEKIAGEIIAKAEQKFNQ; encoded by the coding sequence GTGAGTAGAAATAAATTACCTAATACCTTATCACATCCATATATAGCCTTTATCCTTTTTGCATCAATTGGTACCTTGATATATTTGAATTCCCTTAATAATCCATTTCAATTTGATGATTTTAATGTAGTAGTTAATAATTTCAAGATACAAGAAATAAAGAATATACCCTACTTTTTTATTAATCCAAGATTCGGAGCCAACAATCCAATGGCCGCCGGACACTACAGGCCTATTTTATTTACAAGTTATGCAATCAATTATGCTATAGGCGGGTTGAATACCCTTGGCTATCATATAGTTAATCTGGCTTTTCACATTGGGACAGCGTTTTTAGTTTTCCTCATAGTGAAGGGAATGTTGGAAGACAGTAAGCAGGTAGCAGTAAGCAGTGAGCAGATAGCAGAAAACAAACAGAAGTTAGAAGCAAGAAGTCAGACGACAGCAGACATCCAGCGGGACAAGAATGTCCCGCCTATAGATAGTCGGGGTTTTCTAACGCCTACGTTTGTAGATAGTCGGGGTTTTCTAACCCCGATGTTTGTTGCCTCAGTGGCTTCTGGTCTTATTTTCCTTGTCCATCCATTTAATTCAGAGGCTGTAAATTATATAACAGCCCGTTCGAGTATAATGAGCGGGTTCTTCTATTTGTTGGGGTTTTATTGCTGGGTGCTTTTTAGAAGTCAGAAGAAAGAAGCAAGAAGCAAGAAGTTAGAAGCAAGAAGTAAGATTTCAGAAGAAAGAAGTCAGAAACAAGAAGTTAGAAGTCAACAGGCAGAAGAAAGAAGTAAGAAGGCAGAAGTAAGAAGTAAGATAGGGGAAGACCGGCAAGGTTTTTCTAACTTCTTACCTCTTACCTCTTACTTCTATCTTTTTTCCCTCCTCGCCTTTATCGCCGGTATGTTAAGTAAAGAAGTGGTGATAACTTTGCCGGTAATGTTGTGGTTGTATGATTTGTATGGGTTTAGCAGAAGCAAGAAGTTAGAAGCAAGAAGTAAGAATCAAGAAGATAACACAGTAATAAATAAGTATGCAGTATTTGATTTGCGTACCTATATCCCCTATCTCCCTTTTGTTCTTCTTGTAGCGATACCGTATCTGCTAGTACGTCTCTTTTCACTCGGCAGGGTGCTTGATAAGTTTCAGAGGGGTTTTATTACACAACTGTTCACAGAGTTGCCTGTTCTTGTGAGACATTGGCAGATGTTTTTTATCCCAAAGGGCTTTAGCCTGGTTCACGATGTGGATGTATTCCATGGCATGACATGGTTGTTTATGGTTTCAGTTGTAATATTGATATTATATCTGTGTGGTATTGTGTATCTATTTTTGTATGGAAAAGGCCGTTGGCGTATTATATCTTTTTTTATGCTGTGGTTTTTTATTGTACTGCTTCCAACAACAATTATTCCACTTAATGCAATCTTTCAGGAAAACCGGGGTTACATGGCCTTGTTAAGTTTTGCAGTACCGGCAGGGATTGCAATTGAGACTTTGTTTAATTATAAAAAAAGTGTAGTATTGAAGGTTATCGTGCTGTTATTATTATTGGCGGTTTATGGAAGTATTACGATGCAGAGAAACATTGTATGGGGGGATGATATTAAGTTATGGAAGGACGCATTAGAGAAGTCTCCGCAATCCGGGATTTCCTTTGCAGGATTATCTCTTGCCTATAAGAACAGTGGTGATACATTTCTCTCAATTGAAACTGCGAAAAAGGGAATTTCTGTAGAACCTGATAGCTATTATCTCCATATGCTTATAGGAGCAGATTTTCAGGCACTTGGTCAAATGGATGAGGCCGCTAAAGAATATGAAAATGCGCTTAATATAGATGCAGGTTTCGGTAATGTATGGAATGACCTTGCAGTTTTGTATATAGAAAAAAACAACCTTGAACGTGCGGAGCAGTGCTTAAAAAATGGGATAAAGGTTTGGAAGGATTTGCCTCCTCTTTACTATAATCTGGGCAGGATAGATATAATGCGCGGAGATTTTGTTAATGCTATTAGCCACTATGAAACAGCAGTAAAATTGTATCCGGATTACCTTACTGTGAGGTATGACATGGGAGAGGCTTATGAAAAACTTAATAAGATAGATCAGGCAAAGGAACAGTACAGAGAGATTATTAAATATAAAACAATTAATCTTAAAAATTTGAATTACAGGTATGGGTTAGATGAAAAAATAGCAGGGGAAATTATAGCAAAGGCGGAGCAGAAGTTTAATCAGTAA